The sequence below is a genomic window from Leptospira inadai serovar Lyme str. 10.
CCTTCCGTTATAAAGACGAGCGATCAAGGGAGGGATATGATCCACGTCCTTTTTAAATACTTCCAACAACATCCGAATGAAATTCCCGAGATTTATAGGATACGAATCGAATCGGAGGGATTGGATAGAAGCGTTTGCGATTTTGTAGCAGGCATGACGGATCGATACGCCGAAACTGTGTTTACGGACCTTCGCAAGTAGAGGATTTAAAAAGATTCCTATGTTAGAATGGATCTTTCCTCTGCCTTCTGTAGAAGACTGAACATTGATAAACGAAATTTCCACGTACTAGAGGAAGATTCTTGTGTTATCGTGGATTTTCCCCAGCCCTCTACAGAGTATCCCCTATTGCACCTGTCAGTTCCTTTCTAACATCTAATGCCTAGCATCTAACGGCTATATCGCAGACATCGATTCTTCTTCCACTAACACCTATAAAATCAATTTAAGTACTTCCGAGCAAGCTTGGATCAAATCATCCACCTCTTCTTCCGTAGTGAAACTTCCCGTTGAAATTCGTACGGCTCGAAGTGCTTCTTCTTTTGTATAACCCATCTCCAATAAGGAAGGTGCGGGCTCTCTGGATCTGGATTTACACGAGGATCCGGTAGAAAGGGCAAAACCTCTTTCTTCCATGCCCATCATAAAGAAATCCAAATCTTCGGTGGGTAAAATGCAGAAAGTAGTGGAAGGAAGTCTCGGCGAAGATTCTGCAACGATTTCTGCTCCGGCCTGTTTAAAAGCGGATTCGATTTTCTCCTTAAAGCGGAGCAATTTAGTATTCCGTTCGTTCATTTGGGAAAATTGGAGTTTTGCCGCCTCGGAAAGTGCGATGATCGCAGGTGAATTTTCGGTTCCGGCTCTGAATCCGTTTTCTTGATTTCCGCCTCGAAACAAGCCGGCCTTAGCGGTTAAACCGGGATCAAACCAAAGTACGGATGTGCCCAAACCTCCGCCTATCTTATGACCGGAAAAAGTAAAACCGCTAAGAGCTTTAAACGGGACCGAAATCTTTCCGAAGGATTGCATCGTGTCCGAAAACAATCGTTCGCCGAATTTGTCGCATAGTCCTGCGATTTCATCCAGAGGTTGTACGACGCCGCTTTCATTTCCCGCATGGATTATAAAAACCGGGCCCGGTTTGTTCGTTAACTTTTCCTCTATTTCCTGTGGAGAAACGAGTCCCGATTTATTTCCTAAAAATTTTTCATAGGGTATGCCCGCACTTTCGAACGCTTCATAAAAAGAAGAATGTTCGTATGGGGAAAGATAAGCGATCGTCTTAACCAGAGATTTTGCCCAGATTGCTAGGAGATAATTCGCCTCCGTTCCTGTGGAGCAGAATACGAAACCTTTCGTATCTTTTCCGGTGAGCTTCGCCAGAATTTTCCGAGCTTCCTCTATCTTACCCTGTCTTCCGAGAGAAAACCGAGTCGGACCCGAGGGATTAAAAAAATCCGCCTCGTACTCGTTGATTACCGTAAATAGTAAACCGGGATAAGGAGGATGAGTCGCGTTATAATCGAAATATTTAATTCTTTTCATCGAACAGGTCGTCCGCTTCTTCGTATCTTCCTTTTCGACGGAGAACATACTGAAGTAACTTCTTACGATCCTCGATCAAGTCTTCGTAGCCGGACCGGTCACTTCTATACTCAGGATCAACCGTATACAATTCGGTTTGTAGTCCGTCCAGTTCCTTAAGCGATTGGTCCCAGGCTTTTTGATACAGCAAGCAACGAACTCTCATTAACTTAGACTGAAAACGCATACCTAGTTCGGTTTTCCGCGATTGATAAACGGATTCGAAGAGATCGCCGGCTCGTTTGCGATACGACTCTTCGCGGTCACCGAGTCTATAATAGAGTTCGGCGGTTCGATAGAGATTCGGATAGAATATTTTCTGTCCCTCCTCGTCGGAAGGATCGCAGGGTATCGTGGCAATTGCGGAAGGACCCCAATATTTAACCTCGGGCGGGACCGTTCGTTTAGCACAGGAAAAATACAGCATGCGCGTATACAGCGAAATGGATTCTTCCGGAGAAAGAGAAGAGCCCGGATGACCCGCTCTACTTTGAAGCAATTCCAAGGTTCGTAGAAGTAATTTTTTATACTGATTCGCCGATAGAGTCGTTCGTTCGGGATAATCCTCCGCGAAAACGATCGGAGATGAATTCGATTCCGTAATCGCCTGCCAAATTCGTATTTCTCTCGGAAGTTCCGGTTCGCTTATGCTCGTTTCATCCGCGGCACAGCTGAATCGGAAGAAGTTTAGGATTTTCTTCCACCATGGAACAGGATCTTTTTTTCGGATTTTGATCTTGTCAAAGACCATTTCTTCTATGCTCAATAAGGACTGAAAATGAGCTAGCAGAGCTTCTTCCGGTCGACAAGAGGCGAAGGCAGTGAGGCGAATCTTTTCTAGCAGACTTTTGCCCGCGATTTGCGGTCTACTTGCGCCAAAAGTAATCTGGCTCGGTGCGGTATTATAACCGTCAAACGGATTATAATTCAAGGCCCGTTTATAATAATCCAAGGATTCCAATACTGCAGGGGAGAATTCTTTCCAATATTCGCTAGGATCGATTCTTCCTTGGCGGAGGTTTTTCGAATCGCTATCGGATAATTTTTGGAGAGTCCATCCTTTTTGCTCGGCTTCCATCCAGGACGGAATTCTAAAAATATCGTCCACCCCGTATTTTCCTAAATCCATGGCTCGGTAACAAGCCTCGGACATTTTATCAAGCTGTAAGTAATGTTCGACTCCCCGAAATTCTCTCTTCTCGTTTAGGAATCCGTCTCCCTTTTCCTGCAATTTTAAAGAAAGAGCGGGGTTTAAGACGGGGGGATCCAGCCAAAGCGAAATGTCCCGCAAAATTTCGAATCTTCGGGGAAAAACCCAGACTGTGGCAATGATCCAAATGAATAGTAGGGTTAGGAAAAGTTTTTTCTTTTCTCGCAGAATACTGAGCAATTTCTTTCCTTCAGTTCGGGGAAAATTCGTTCGACGCCGCCGATCCCTCGGGTAGACTGAGCGGGGAGGGAATGCGGCGTCCTTCTTCCCAAGCTTATACACGTCCGGGGATTATGAAACTAGCAAGCACTATTCCTATCTTACTTCTGACTACGAATGCATTCTTTCCTCTGCTCGGAGCGCCGACCGATTCAGGGCAAAAACTTCTATGCCGAGACGTCGATTCATCCGGTCGAAGCAGATCGGTATGGCCCTTGTTTTTTCTGTCGACGGCATTAGATACCTTGAATGAAGCGCGAAGACTCGAAGGAAGAGAGAGGGGCGAGAGAACCCTCAAGGCGTTAGGAGAATTCGAAAAATACGTTCGTTGTTCGGAGGCTATCGGGAGCCCCGCTTCGGCCATTGCTCGGTGGAACAAAGCGATGGCACACTATTCCATCGGTCAGCTTAAGGAAGCGTTACAGGAAGCGGATCTTGCGGAAAAAAACGATCCGAATTTTAGGGAAACCTATATATTGAAAGCGAGCATCTTTTACGAACAAGCAGAGTATCAAAAGACCAGCGACTATTTAGAGGAGAATCTAAGCCGCTTCCCGATGGATTCCTACGTTTATTATTTGCTCAGCTCTTCCAATATCGCGATCCAAAATAACGCGAAGTCGATTTTATATCTGACCTCCTTAAATGATGCTATCGAAAAGAAAGAAGGCAATCCGAAATATAAGGAATTCGTATATTTATCTCTGGGAAAAATTTATTTCGCACAAGGACAAAATTCCAAAGCCTATTTTTATCTATCTAGCTATCTGCAGCAAAAACCGGAAGCGTGGGAGATTCGATTCCTTTTAGCCGGAGTTCTAAATCAATTAGGAAAATTTGCCCAGGCAAAGAAGGAGCTTCTGAGAATCCTGGCTCAAGTGAAGGGGAATTCATCCGTGGAGATGATGCTGGGCGAAATGTATTTCGTAGAAAGCCGCTCGATGTCGTCGGCTTATTTCGAGGAACTTAAAAAAAACGGAAAGTTATATAAGGGATCCCTCCTCTACGGTTTGTACTGTGTTCTTACTTCCCGCTATGAAGAAGCTAAAAAAATCATTTATCCGATGCGGGAAAAATATCCCCGAAGACTTTGGGTTAGACTTGCGGTTTTGGAGATTCTAAAACACCAGCCGGACCTAAAGGGAGAAGTCTATTCCAAAGAACTCGTGGAAACGGCGGAAATCGCGGTACAATCTCAGCTTTGGAATCTTTCGGAAACATTGATCCAGGAATCCATCGACATAGCGAGCAAGGACGGTAGTCCGAAATCGGTACTCGCAAGTCGTTACAATTTTCTTGCGACGGTATACGAACAATCCGGTTCGGTATATAGGGCTATCGTCGCGATTCGAAAATCGATCGAATTGTCGGGGACTCCCGACGAGATTCGAAAATATCGTCTGCATTTAGCTTTTTTACTAAGAGGAAATCCGCCTGGAAAAACGAAAGAGGCGGAGCAGATAACGAAAGAGATTATAAAAGAAGATCCCAAGAATTCGTACGCGCATTATCTATTAGGCGTGATTTTTTCCCAGACAGAAAACTTCTCGGGAAGCCAAGATGCTTTCGAGGAAGCGATCCAATTGGATCCTAAGACCGCTATCTATTATTTCTATCGGGCGATTTCCCTGGAGAAACTGGGTAAGATTCAGGAAATGGAACTTGATTTGCGTAAATCCATGGATTTGGATCCGGAGAATCCGATCGCTTACAATTATTTAGGATATTATCTATCCGAATCCGGAAGTCGATTGGATGAGGCCTTTTCTTTGATCAGAAAAGCCGTTGAACTGGCACCGGATAACGAAGCATACCAAGACAGTCTAGGATGGATTTATTATAAACGCGGAATGTTGGACGACGCACTGTTGCATTTGAATTTAGCCTACCAAATTCTTCAGGAAAGGAACGAAAGCGATCCTACGATCTGCGAACATTTAGGTGATTTGCATTTTGAACGCGGTGAACTTGGAGAAACTAGGATGTACTGGGAAAAATCGAGTAAGCTTTTTCAAAAGAAAGAAGACAAGGCAAGAATCAGGGAAAAACTGGAGAAGCTAAGAACGAAACCTGTTATGATTAAACCCTAAAAAAAGGATTCGAAAGCCGTAAGGAAAAAATTTGGGAACTAATAAAAAAATAACTCGTTCGGTTCAATCGTTTACTTTAATCGCACTAGTATGTTTCGGTACTTGCGCCACGCCTGAAATCGAGGAAATTGCGTTTCCTTTACGCGGAAAACTTAGTTTTGTGAGTTCCAAATCGAAGGAGGGCGCAAAGTTTCTAGACGAGATTAAAAAGATGGAAGACGCCGGCTCTTCTTACTCGGGCGATTTTGAAATTCGAATTCAGAATTTTGTTCCGAAAAAAGATATTTTCTCGCTGAACGGAAAGATCTATTACGATAAACCTTCCGGAAAGATGCAGATCGAATTAACGGATCGCCTTTTCGGAATCAGCGTTTCAAAAGTATATACCGACGGTGAATTGATCCGAATCAAAACGGCGACCCAGGATAAAATTCATGAGCAACCGATGGATGACATCATCATTGCCGATCCGAATGGGGGAAAACAAACGGTGGTTCCGTTTCCTGTCATTTACCACCTTTTATCAAACCGAAACGTGAGGCTATTTCAACCGGATAGAACCCTCGTTCATCCTAAGGAAGGAATCATATTGGTCCGTAAATCGGGAGAGGAATGGACGTATTACGTAACGGAAAAGGGAATTGCCACCGTCGAATGGAACTCGAGCCGCAAGAACGTAAAAGCATTAACGAGCGTCCAAGGAGCCGTAGAATTTCCGCCGAAAGTGACTCTTACTCGTATCGTCTCTCGGGAAGATGGAAGCGATCAAAATCGAATCGAAATTAAGATGAAGCGGATCGGTCGTACTGAAAACATCGCGAGTTCGTCGTTCGGATTTTAAAAAAGGAAGGTTGTCTGAAAATGATCGAAGTGGAAAAAAATGGACACATTCTCGAACTGTACATAAAAACGAACGAAACGAATTCACTCGGTACGGACTTCTTTCGAAAGCTACGCGAAACGATGGAATCAGCGGAAAGCGATCCAAGTATAAAAGCGATTCTACTTTCCGGACGGAATGATAAATTTTTTTCCAACGGTTTTAATCCGGAAATTTTTATCGGAAAAGAACTTTCTGAAATTAAAGTAGTTCTAAAGGAAGCGTTAGAAGCTTGCGGGAAGGTTTTATTTTCCAGCCGACCGATCGTGTGCGCATTGAATGGACACTCGATGGGGGTCGGCGCAGTTCTGGCGATTTTTTCGGATTACCGCATCCTGGTCGAAAAGAAAGGGAGAATCGGATTTCCGGAAGCCTTGATTGGTCTCAATTTTCCGTCCACCTCCGGTTATGTATTGAAAGAACTTGTTGGAATCAAAACCGCCCAGGATCTTCTGTATTCGGGTCGCGGTTTAAAATCAGACGAGGCCCTAGCGGTTGGCTTAGTGGAAGAATCGGCGACTGCCGAAGAGTTGATTCCTAAAGCCAGAAAATGGTGCGATCAATTCGCCTCCATGGCGCTTGAATCCGTAATCGGA
It includes:
- a CDS encoding cysteine desulfurase family protein — protein: MKRIKYFDYNATHPPYPGLLFTVINEYEADFFNPSGPTRFSLGRQGKIEEARKILAKLTGKDTKGFVFCSTGTEANYLLAIWAKSLVKTIAYLSPYEHSSFYEAFESAGIPYEKFLGNKSGLVSPQEIEEKLTNKPGPVFIIHAGNESGVVQPLDEIAGLCDKFGERLFSDTMQSFGKISVPFKALSGFTFSGHKIGGGLGTSVLWFDPGLTAKAGLFRGGNQENGFRAGTENSPAIIALSEAAKLQFSQMNERNTKLLRFKEKIESAFKQAGAEIVAESSPRLPSTTFCILPTEDLDFFMMGMEERGFALSTGSSCKSRSREPAPSLLEMGYTKEEALRAVRISTGSFTTEEEVDDLIQACSEVLKLIL
- a CDS encoding enoyl-CoA hydratase/isomerase family protein, yielding MIEVEKNGHILELYIKTNETNSLGTDFFRKLRETMESAESDPSIKAILLSGRNDKFFSNGFNPEIFIGKELSEIKVVLKEALEACGKVLFSSRPIVCALNGHSMGVGAVLAIFSDYRILVEKKGRIGFPEALIGLNFPSTSGYVLKELVGIKTAQDLLYSGRGLKSDEALAVGLVEESATAEELIPKARKWCDQFASMALESVIGIKIALRDSQRLVADRLEARDIDLLATAVHAKNGQEGLRSILERRRPAFT
- a CDS encoding tetratricopeptide repeat protein — protein: MKLASTIPILLLTTNAFFPLLGAPTDSGQKLLCRDVDSSGRSRSVWPLFFLSTALDTLNEARRLEGRERGERTLKALGEFEKYVRCSEAIGSPASAIARWNKAMAHYSIGQLKEALQEADLAEKNDPNFRETYILKASIFYEQAEYQKTSDYLEENLSRFPMDSYVYYLLSSSNIAIQNNAKSILYLTSLNDAIEKKEGNPKYKEFVYLSLGKIYFAQGQNSKAYFYLSSYLQQKPEAWEIRFLLAGVLNQLGKFAQAKKELLRILAQVKGNSSVEMMLGEMYFVESRSMSSAYFEELKKNGKLYKGSLLYGLYCVLTSRYEEAKKIIYPMREKYPRRLWVRLAVLEILKHQPDLKGEVYSKELVETAEIAVQSQLWNLSETLIQESIDIASKDGSPKSVLASRYNFLATVYEQSGSVYRAIVAIRKSIELSGTPDEIRKYRLHLAFLLRGNPPGKTKEAEQITKEIIKEDPKNSYAHYLLGVIFSQTENFSGSQDAFEEAIQLDPKTAIYYFYRAISLEKLGKIQEMELDLRKSMDLDPENPIAYNYLGYYLSESGSRLDEAFSLIRKAVELAPDNEAYQDSLGWIYYKRGMLDDALLHLNLAYQILQERNESDPTICEHLGDLHFERGELGETRMYWEKSSKLFQKKEDKARIREKLEKLRTKPVMIKP